From one Lolium rigidum isolate FL_2022 chromosome 4, APGP_CSIRO_Lrig_0.1, whole genome shotgun sequence genomic stretch:
- the LOC124648248 gene encoding UDP-D-xylose:L-fucose alpha-1,3-D-xylosyltransferase MGP4-like produces MSLHQRPHQKPLGAADSLPISAAAANAGLPPRPFPLLTLPYLFSLLALLLLLALLFPWGPPRHAAPASPWRSYTLQDAAAFAAAAGNGTIILAAVSGPYLPFLSNWLISVRRAGRADQVLVVAEDYDTLERINAAWPGHAVLVPPAPDAQAAHKFGSQGFFNFTSRRPRHLLQILELGYAVMYNDVDMVWLADPFPYIVGTHDVYFMDDMTEVKPLDHSHALPPPGKKGRPYICSCMIYLQPTEGAKLLLRKWIEELKEQPWSKKVKSNDQPAFNWALLKTVGQVDVYLLPQSAFPTGGLYFKNKTWVKETKGKHVIIHNNYITGFEKKIKRFRDHKLWLVDEHSDESPLGKL; encoded by the exons ATGTCGCTCCACCAGCGGCCGCACCAGAAGCCGCTGGGCGCCGCCGACTCCCtccccatctccgccgccgcagccaaCGCAGGCCTTCCTCCCCGGCCTTTCCCCCTCCTCACGCTCCCCTacctcttctccctcctcgcgctcctcctcctcctcgcgctcctcttCCCCTGGGGCCCGCCCCGCCACGCCGCCCCGGCCTCCCCATGGCGCTCCTACACGCTCCaggacgccgcagccttcgccgcgGCGGCCGGCAACGGCACCATCATCCTCGCCGCCGTCTCCGGGCCCTACCTCCCCTTCCTCTCCAACTGGCTCATCAGCGTCCGCCGCGCCGGCCGCGCCGACCAGGTGCTCGTCGTCGCCGAGGACTACGACACCCTCGAGCGCATCAATGCCGCGTGGCCCGGCCACGCCGTCCTCGTGCCCCCCGCGCCCGACGCCCAGGCCGCTCACAAGTTCGGATCCCAG GGGTTCTTTAACTTCACCTCGCGGCGGCCGCGGCACCTGCTGCAGATTCTTGAGCTGGGGTACGCCGTCATGTACAACGACGTCGACATGGTCTGGCTTGCCGACCCGTTCCCATATATCGTCGGCACTCATGACGTGTACTTCATGGACGACATGACTGAG GTGAAGCCACTAGATCATTCACATGCTCTGCCGCCGCCAGGTAAGAAGGGGCGGCCGTACATTTGCAGCTGTATGATCTACCTGCAGCCAACAGAAGGGGCAAAGCTGTTGCTGAGGAAGTGGATCGAGGAGCTCAAGGAGCAGCCCTGGTCCAAGAAAGTGAAATCAAATGATCAGCCAGCATTCAACTGGGCTTTGCTAAAGACTGTCGGCCAG GTGGATGTGTATCTGCTACCCCAATCTGCTTTTCCAACTGGAGGTCTATATTTCAAGAATAAAACATGGGTCAAGGAGACGAAGGGCAAACATGTCATTATACATAACAACTACATAACTGGGTTTGAAAAGAAGATAAAACGCTTCCGCGATCATAAGCTCTGGCTGGTGGATGAACACAGTGACGAGTCACCACTTGGTAAACTATGA